A DNA window from bacterium contains the following coding sequences:
- a CDS encoding glycosyl hydrolase 53 family protein, which translates to MTLGRWIGAWLLLLGSTGLAAAPRWGCDLSIVPRLEAHGATFARADCTRSAPEILRAAGVDVLRLRLWHSPSEPWHGIDSVLAFAARAQDLGYELLLDLHYSDTWADPAHQALPAAWESLNFAQLEDSVYRYTNNVMRRFRDAGVLPEAVQIGNEIGGGMLWNWGRIGGAFDTPTQWNQLTSLLDQGVRGVRDSLPPVSWPRIVMHHQEGGDADACIWFFDHLVGAGVVFDVIGLSYYPWWHGTINDLVNNVTALNARYGCSVQIVETAYPYTTGWCDSEPNIVGEDTPLLPAFPATPLGQAFYLGNLRDRLAAIPGLDDPLICLWEPAWIPTATFMSPWENLALFDCAGDAQPALDVFPGLTPRGLTIALAGNDLRLRWNDDANLYYQVFAYDAQSDAAPVLLGTTGEHEWILENEILTYDRRCYFLRGSVTP; encoded by the coding sequence ATGACGTTAGGTCGCTGGATCGGTGCATGGTTGTTGCTGTTGGGCTCGACCGGGCTGGCTGCTGCGCCGCGGTGGGGCTGCGATCTCTCGATCGTACCCAGGCTTGAGGCCCACGGCGCGACCTTCGCCCGAGCCGATTGCACGCGTTCGGCGCCTGAAATTTTGCGCGCAGCGGGCGTGGATGTCCTGCGCTTACGATTGTGGCACTCGCCGAGTGAACCATGGCACGGCATTGACTCAGTGCTGGCCTTTGCCGCGCGCGCGCAGGATTTGGGTTACGAACTGCTGCTTGACCTGCATTACAGCGACACTTGGGCAGACCCCGCGCACCAAGCTTTGCCCGCCGCGTGGGAGAGTCTGAATTTCGCGCAGCTTGAAGACTCGGTCTATCGCTACACGAACAACGTGATGCGACGCTTCCGTGACGCGGGCGTGCTGCCGGAGGCCGTGCAGATTGGCAATGAAATCGGCGGTGGAATGTTGTGGAATTGGGGACGCATCGGCGGCGCGTTTGACACGCCGACGCAGTGGAACCAATTGACCAGTCTGCTCGATCAGGGTGTCCGCGGCGTGCGCGACAGTCTGCCGCCGGTGTCGTGGCCGCGCATCGTGATGCATCACCAAGAGGGCGGCGATGCTGACGCGTGCATCTGGTTCTTCGATCATCTTGTCGGGGCCGGAGTCGTCTTCGACGTGATAGGTCTGTCGTACTATCCATGGTGGCACGGCACGATCAATGATCTCGTGAATAATGTGACGGCGCTCAACGCGCGCTACGGATGCAGCGTGCAGATTGTCGAAACGGCATATCCGTACACGACAGGCTGGTGCGATAGCGAGCCGAACATCGTCGGTGAAGATACGCCGCTGTTGCCCGCGTTTCCGGCGACGCCGCTGGGACAGGCGTTCTATCTTGGAAATCTGCGCGACCGATTGGCGGCGATACCGGGATTGGATGACCCGCTGATTTGTCTGTGGGAACCCGCGTGGATTCCGACTGCGACATTTATGTCGCCCTGGGAGAATCTGGCATTGTTCGATTGTGCCGGCGACGCGCAGCCCGCGTTGGATGTGTTTCCCGGATTGACGCCGCGAGGTTTGACGATTGCGCTCGCGGGCAATGACTTACGGTTGCGGTGGAACGACGATGCAAATCTGTACTATCAAGTGTTCGCCTACGACGCGCAGAGTGACGCGGCCCCCGTGCTGCTGGGGACGACCGGTGAACACGAGTGGATACTGGAGAATGAAATACTAACCTATGACCGGCGCTGCTATTTTCTGCGCGGCAGCGTGACGCCATGA
- a CDS encoding threonylcarbamoyl-AMP synthase has translation MIYECHPANPNARAIQKAIEALERGELIAYATDTVYGLGCDVQSKSAMERALQLKGYSKYHALSFLCADLSDISNYAKIETPVYKMMKRCIPGPFTFILPATRQVPKLLLTKQKTVGVRVPAHPVCRDLLKAFGRPILSTSVTDRDGDPMLDPNEIVHHWGEAIAVILDSGVLKSDTSTIVDCTDPDNPVVLREGRGDVSLIY, from the coding sequence ATGATCTACGAGTGCCATCCTGCCAACCCTAACGCGCGCGCGATTCAGAAAGCCATCGAAGCGCTGGAACGCGGCGAACTGATCGCGTACGCGACCGACACGGTCTACGGACTGGGCTGCGACGTGCAGAGCAAGTCCGCCATGGAGCGCGCGCTGCAGCTCAAGGGCTACTCAAAATATCATGCGCTCTCGTTTTTGTGCGCCGATCTGTCCGACATCAGCAACTACGCCAAGATCGAAACGCCGGTTTACAAGATGATGAAGCGCTGCATTCCCGGACCGTTTACGTTCATTCTACCGGCGACGCGGCAGGTGCCTAAGCTCTTGCTGACAAAACAGAAGACGGTCGGCGTACGCGTGCCAGCGCATCCCGTGTGCCGCGATCTGTTGAAAGCCTTCGGCCGCCCGATTCTCTCGACATCGGTAACCGACCGAGACGGAGATCCGATGCTCGACCCCAATGAGATCGTGCATCATTGGGGCGAGGCCATTGCCGTGATACTGGATAGCGGTGTGCTGAAGAGCGATACTTCGACGATTGTGGATTGCACCGACCCCGATAACCCGGTCGTGCTGCGCGAAGGCCGCGGCGATGTCAGTTTGATCTATTAG
- a CDS encoding electron transfer flavoprotein subunit beta/FixA family protein, translating to MNILLLLKAVADSEANIKPSMDGKSVHLDGVTFVLNPFDEFAVEEALKMRDAAGSGEVVAVSLGGDDVPKVLRTALAMGVDRGIHVKAETGFDALATARALAAAAKTQTFDLILCGKSAIDSDNHGVGLMVAELLDLPSVSVVVKIEQKDGKLLCEREVEGGVVVVETPMPCVITTQKGLNEPRYASLKGIMAAKKKPIDDVAGEAGEIQVMALEVLPKPDRQPGQILGTGVDAIPALIQKLREEAKVL from the coding sequence GTGAACATTCTTTTGCTGCTTAAGGCCGTCGCTGACAGCGAGGCCAACATCAAGCCCAGCATGGACGGCAAGTCCGTGCACCTCGACGGCGTTACCTTTGTGCTCAATCCATTCGATGAATTTGCCGTGGAAGAAGCGCTGAAAATGCGCGATGCCGCCGGCTCTGGCGAGGTCGTGGCAGTCAGTCTGGGCGGCGATGACGTGCCCAAAGTGCTGCGCACCGCGCTGGCCATGGGCGTGGATCGCGGGATTCATGTGAAGGCCGAGACCGGCTTTGACGCGTTGGCTACTGCCCGCGCACTGGCCGCCGCCGCGAAGACGCAGACTTTTGATTTGATTCTGTGCGGCAAGTCCGCGATTGACTCGGATAATCACGGCGTCGGCTTGATGGTCGCCGAGCTGCTGGATCTACCCTCGGTCAGCGTGGTCGTCAAGATCGAACAGAAGGACGGCAAGCTGTTGTGCGAGCGCGAAGTGGAGGGCGGCGTCGTTGTGGTTGAAACGCCGATGCCGTGTGTGATCACGACGCAAAAGGGTCTGAACGAGCCGCGCTATGCATCGCTCAAGGGCATCATGGCCGCGAAGAAGAAGCCGATTGACGATGTGGCGGGCGAAGCAGGCGAGATTCAAGTGATGGCCCTGGAAGTGCTGCCCAAGCCCGACCGTCAGCCCGGCCAGATTCTGGGCACCGGCGTGGATGCCATCCCCGCGCTGATCCAGAAGCTGCGCGAAGAAGCGAAGGTGCTGTAA
- a CDS encoding carbonic anhydrase, whose amino-acid sequence MILSPKAAIQALREGNTRYMNGMPQPWRADAALRARLVESQEPFACIVTCSDSRVAPEILFDQSQGDLFVVRVAGTILTPEVVGSVEFAVEALEVKLVVVMAHSSCGAIQAAVSDLPLRGAVSAVIARLGTIVVAKRKEGFSGDELAAEVSRQNTRNIVAQLPQQSPAILDALEIGTIAIVPAFYDLATGAVRWDV is encoded by the coding sequence ATGATTCTCTCTCCGAAGGCGGCGATTCAGGCATTGCGCGAGGGGAACACGCGCTATATGAACGGTATGCCGCAGCCGTGGCGCGCTGACGCGGCGTTGCGGGCCAGGCTTGTTGAGTCACAAGAGCCGTTCGCGTGTATAGTCACCTGTTCGGATTCGCGCGTCGCGCCGGAGATTTTGTTTGATCAATCACAGGGCGACCTGTTCGTTGTACGCGTGGCGGGAACGATTCTGACGCCGGAAGTCGTCGGCTCGGTCGAGTTCGCCGTTGAAGCGCTGGAAGTGAAACTCGTCGTGGTAATGGCGCACTCGAGCTGCGGCGCAATTCAAGCCGCCGTCTCGGACCTGCCGCTGCGCGGCGCCGTTTCAGCCGTTATCGCCCGACTGGGCACCATCGTGGTCGCCAAACGCAAAGAGGGCTTTTCGGGCGACGAGCTGGCCGCCGAAGTCTCCCGCCAGAACACGCGCAATATCGTCGCGCAGCTTCCCCAGCAATCTCCCGCCATTCTCGATGCGCTCGAAATCGGCACTATCGCTATCGTACCGGCGTTCTACGACCTCGCGACCGGGGCCGTCCGCTGGGATGTCTAA
- a CDS encoding right-handed parallel beta-helix repeat-containing protein, translated as MTDARTVHHVAPDRAGAFATPAEAVAKAVSGDVIHIHPGKYTGSFSIDKDLEIAGIGSHEDIVLTTDRDSVILCAATTVVLKNLSLVGKVRTQPVLHITSGNCDVTFCSIEGGKYGIAADSSSRITVANSSIADCERGALFAKEARIVHLDNSLIERIGGSGVITEGCQEVRVLHSTFSDTTPHAIESTGNGIFEVVDTEFTAVSHAQILDNYKPIKFENEERSWYARKLVGDSDA; from the coding sequence ATGACCGACGCTCGCACTGTTCACCATGTTGCTCCCGACCGCGCAGGTGCGTTTGCCACGCCCGCAGAGGCCGTGGCGAAGGCCGTCTCCGGTGACGTCATTCACATTCATCCGGGGAAATACACCGGATCGTTCTCGATAGACAAAGACTTGGAAATCGCCGGCATCGGCTCACACGAAGATATTGTGCTGACAACCGACCGCGATTCCGTGATACTCTGCGCCGCAACAACCGTTGTGCTGAAAAACCTCTCGCTGGTCGGGAAGGTGCGCACCCAACCGGTACTGCACATCACGAGCGGCAATTGCGACGTGACCTTCTGCTCGATCGAGGGCGGGAAATACGGCATCGCCGCAGATTCGAGTTCGCGTATAACGGTGGCGAACAGTTCGATCGCCGATTGCGAACGCGGCGCACTGTTCGCAAAAGAAGCGCGCATCGTTCACCTTGACAATTCTCTAATTGAGCGCATCGGCGGCAGCGGGGTGATCACCGAAGGCTGTCAAGAGGTGCGTGTGCTGCACAGCACCTTTAGCGACACGACGCCGCACGCGATTGAAAGCACCGGCAACGGCATCTTTGAAGTCGTGGATACCGAGTTCACGGCCGTATCACACGCACAAATCCTGGACAACTACAAGCCGATCAAATTTGAAAACGAAGAGCGTTCGTGGTATGCGCGCAAGCTGGTCGGCGATAGCGATGCGTAA
- a CDS encoding serine/threonine-protein phosphatase: MRKLSAMIWLGVLLLAAGAAAQTPLSDIRRQLLIPGDSVSIELSLMKGDLLHWSLLLEEGQMDDGETRVSVNSNIGGEIWSRAFGPAREDLQEELKIATDALYRIVVRKAGTRARPIVLAAWPQFGKSGRTPFPVQSVQKDVVVMAAGDRFSVDYEFMMPDTTRFETILNLELPSDLVRFWAMTPAGDSIPGDVTVKRWLGDAGTISFRDRAKRGGSVTLRLECDIPEAGEIIFHRAPGRTPPPWLPREARVATQVEHSPWLAITVLPFTVWREGKLQEEVLPPKAKYAAQGLRVSGVDSLTVAALRQVYEQRDSIYLERRGRLGTVSGYDSTFIEHALAFDPPRLHVTTTTTLSGEPGAKAPTKALSWFVESASGREVTGTLFAWQYDEVVLTYPSAPNDPFWSREMLPLSKSLRTFTPTSRDYPNTIPLPPAQTLRPKQATFDGRATRDDSRRVLGLFFHNTSPETVYLAYRVALPIERTALSSFKKWPKAARWAIGVAIVCAIIGGFAIWELRQRDKRRRKQAEEYAQELESARQVQQKLLPKGPMEVRGLQVLGLHQSMQSVGGDYYDFFPLEDGRVLICVADVAGHGLPAALLMSNLQATLHAIANQRRPVNEMVALLNNEMVRRTSPDRFVTMMMAEISADRSMLTICNAGHNPGYLVRKHGGIVELDAGGIMLGVMEMFPYIHMEYSIEPGDLLAFYTDGIPEAEIGFEDMFGYERLQYFLSEHRDKPLPDIAQLLFQRVTPDNTSLGDDMAVVLVRIALGAGKVELNKSDKAQA; the protein is encoded by the coding sequence ATGCGTAAACTTTCGGCCATGATCTGGCTCGGCGTGCTGCTGCTGGCGGCCGGTGCGGCGGCGCAAACACCGCTCTCCGACATCCGGCGACAGCTTCTGATCCCGGGTGATTCCGTGTCCATCGAGCTGTCGCTGATGAAGGGCGACTTGCTGCACTGGTCCCTGCTGCTCGAAGAGGGGCAGATGGACGACGGGGAGACGCGGGTCAGCGTCAACTCGAACATCGGCGGCGAGATCTGGTCGCGCGCCTTTGGTCCAGCCCGCGAAGATTTGCAGGAAGAGCTCAAGATCGCAACGGACGCGCTCTATCGCATCGTCGTGCGCAAGGCCGGGACACGTGCGCGACCCATCGTGCTCGCCGCCTGGCCGCAATTCGGCAAGAGCGGTCGTACGCCGTTTCCGGTACAGTCGGTGCAGAAAGATGTTGTGGTGATGGCCGCTGGCGACCGGTTCAGCGTGGACTATGAGTTCATGATGCCGGACACGACGCGTTTTGAGACAATTCTGAATCTCGAATTACCGTCCGATCTCGTGCGCTTCTGGGCGATGACGCCGGCGGGCGATTCGATTCCCGGCGATGTGACCGTGAAGCGCTGGCTGGGAGACGCCGGCACAATCTCATTCCGGGACCGCGCCAAGCGCGGCGGTAGTGTTACGCTGCGACTCGAATGCGACATTCCTGAGGCCGGGGAGATCATCTTTCACCGCGCGCCGGGCCGCACGCCACCGCCGTGGTTACCGCGTGAAGCGCGTGTTGCCACGCAGGTTGAGCACTCGCCGTGGCTGGCAATTACCGTGCTGCCGTTTACAGTGTGGCGCGAGGGGAAATTGCAGGAAGAAGTGTTGCCGCCCAAAGCGAAGTATGCCGCCCAGGGATTACGGGTCAGCGGCGTGGATTCACTGACCGTCGCGGCACTGCGGCAGGTGTACGAGCAGCGCGATTCGATCTATCTCGAACGGCGCGGCCGGTTGGGCACCGTCAGCGGATACGACTCGACGTTCATCGAGCATGCTCTGGCCTTTGACCCGCCGCGACTGCACGTAACGACGACAACGACGCTGTCGGGTGAACCCGGCGCCAAAGCGCCGACCAAGGCCCTTAGTTGGTTCGTGGAATCCGCGTCGGGCCGTGAAGTGACGGGGACGCTATTCGCCTGGCAGTATGACGAAGTCGTATTGACCTATCCAAGCGCACCGAACGATCCGTTCTGGTCACGCGAGATGCTGCCGCTGTCCAAGAGCTTGCGCACGTTTACTCCGACAAGCCGCGACTATCCTAATACCATTCCGCTGCCGCCCGCGCAGACGCTGCGCCCGAAGCAGGCGACGTTTGACGGTCGGGCAACGCGCGATGACAGCCGCCGCGTGTTAGGGTTGTTTTTCCACAATACTTCGCCGGAAACGGTTTATCTCGCCTATCGCGTGGCCCTGCCGATCGAACGCACGGCGCTGAGTTCATTCAAGAAATGGCCGAAGGCCGCGCGGTGGGCAATTGGCGTGGCCATCGTCTGCGCCATCATCGGCGGTTTTGCGATTTGGGAATTGCGGCAACGCGACAAGCGCCGCCGTAAGCAGGCGGAAGAGTATGCGCAGGAACTCGAAAGCGCGCGGCAGGTGCAGCAAAAGCTCCTGCCTAAGGGACCGATGGAGGTGCGCGGTCTGCAAGTGCTTGGTCTGCACCAGAGCATGCAGTCGGTGGGCGGCGACTACTACGACTTCTTCCCGCTGGAGGACGGTCGCGTATTGATCTGCGTGGCGGACGTGGCCGGGCACGGTCTGCCCGCCGCACTCTTGATGTCGAATTTGCAGGCGACGCTGCACGCTATTGCCAACCAACGCCGACCGGTCAATGAAATGGTCGCGCTGCTTAACAATGAAATGGTGCGGCGCACCTCGCCGGATCGTTTCGTGACAATGATGATGGCCGAAATTTCCGCCGACCGCTCGATGCTCACGATCTGCAACGCCGGTCACAACCCGGGCTATCTCGTGCGCAAGCACGGCGGCATCGTGGAGCTTGACGCCGGCGGCATCATGCTCGGCGTGATGGAGATGTTCCCCTACATTCACATGGAATATTCGATTGAACCGGGCGACCTGCTCGCGTTTTACACCGACGGTATTCCTGAAGCGGAAATCGGATTCGAAGATATGTTCGGCTACGAACGTTTGCAGTACTTCCTGTCCGAACATCGCGACAAACCGCTGCCGGATATCGCGCAGCTTCTGTTCCAACGGGTGACGCCGGACAACACAAGTCTGGGCGACGACATGGCCGTCGTGCTCGTGCGCATTGCACTGGGCGCGGGCAAAGTTGAATTGAACAAGAGTGATAAGGCTCAGGCGTAG
- the gmd gene encoding GDP-mannose 4,6-dehydratase — protein sequence MRALITGITGQDGSYLAELLLAKGYDVCGMVRRSSGDNLGRIEHLRERVTLLPGDLLDTNSLQHVVREARPDEVYNLAAQSFVPSSWAQPNLTSEYTALGVTRLLEVIRQINPAIKFYQASSSEMFGNVRATPQNELTPFHPRSPYGVAKVYGHYITVNARESYDLFAVSGILFNHESPRRGKEFVTRKITRGAAAIKLGLVDVLELGNLDAHRDWGFAGDYVESMWRMLQQDAAEDFVIATGKTHSVREFCALAFGGLGLDYEQYVRVNPKFVRPAEVDLLVGDASKAKRLLDWEPRVQLPELVQMMVAQDLSELKAGARDFPRPE from the coding sequence ATGCGCGCACTGATTACCGGAATCACCGGACAAGACGGCAGCTACTTAGCGGAGCTGCTGCTGGCTAAAGGCTATGACGTCTGCGGCATGGTTCGGCGCAGCTCGGGCGATAATCTGGGACGCATCGAGCATCTGCGCGAGCGCGTGACGCTGCTGCCGGGCGACCTGCTGGACACGAATTCTCTGCAGCACGTCGTGCGCGAAGCCAGGCCTGACGAAGTGTATAATCTTGCGGCGCAAAGTTTTGTGCCGTCGTCGTGGGCACAGCCGAATCTGACCAGCGAATACACCGCGCTGGGCGTGACGCGCCTGCTGGAAGTGATTCGTCAGATCAACCCGGCGATCAAGTTCTATCAGGCGTCGTCATCGGAAATGTTCGGCAATGTGCGCGCGACGCCGCAGAACGAATTGACACCGTTCCATCCGCGCAGCCCCTACGGTGTGGCCAAGGTGTACGGCCATTACATTACGGTCAACGCACGCGAGAGCTACGATTTGTTCGCGGTGTCGGGGATTTTATTCAATCACGAATCACCGCGGCGCGGTAAGGAATTTGTCACGCGCAAGATTACGCGCGGCGCGGCGGCGATCAAGCTCGGTCTCGTGGATGTGCTCGAATTGGGCAATCTGGATGCGCATCGCGACTGGGGTTTCGCCGGGGATTATGTCGAGTCCATGTGGCGCATGCTCCAGCAGGATGCCGCGGAAGATTTTGTCATCGCCACTGGCAAGACGCATTCCGTGCGCGAGTTCTGCGCGCTGGCCTTCGGCGGGTTAGGGCTTGATTACGAGCAGTACGTGCGCGTCAATCCGAAGTTTGTGCGGCCCGCCGAAGTTGATTTGCTTGTTGGCGATGCGAGCAAAGCTAAACGGCTGCTGGACTGGGAGCCGCGTGTGCAGTTGCCGGAGCTCGTCCAGATGATGGTGGCGCAAGATCTGTCCGAACTCAAAGCCGGCGCGCGCGATTTTCCGCGGCCGGAGTGA